The sequence TGACCAACCTCGACCCCCCCTAATTAGGTTTTTCTTTATAGCCTTATTTAAAAGAAAGTTAAGACCTTCGCTtgcaataataaaaagaaaaggagATAGCGAGCCTCCTTGTCTTACCCCTCTTTTCGGAAAAAATTGCTCGGTTGGAGAGCCATTGATAAGTATGAAAATAGAGGTTGAATTAAGGCAAACGTTGATCCAATTAATCCATTTTGTATCAAAACCCATAAAGCCCATTATTTTTGTAAGAAAATCCCAATCAATACAATCGAAAGCTTTCTCGAAATCTACTTTGAAAATATAACATTTTAAATTTTTTGCTTTTAAATTATCTAAAGTTTCAAGAGCAACAAGAACGCTATCGagaatatatctatatatctatcacTTATAAACGCACTTTATTCCTCCCAATAAGCCATGGGACAATCTTTACTCCATTATTTTGATTATTTTTATTGATTTATGGAACTTTActccattatttttatttttatttttatttatgacTTATACTCCATAGTAAAAACTGTGTGCTTTAAACCTGTATTCGAGAAAAGTCAACCCTTGGATTTGATTTTTGATAACTATTTTTCATCTTATCTTAATCTTAATTAATACGGAGTAGTTATAGTATGTATAACTTACTAAAACCATGTGATTGTTTCCGTGGGACTTAAAACTGATTATTAATACGTTTGAAGAGTAGTTTTACGTATCAATCACTCATACCTTCTCATTATGCACTTATGAGATTTGATTAAATAACATCATCCTTGAAACAGAAACCCCGTGAACGACCAAATTGGAATAAGTAAGCAAAATCAAATCAATTCTCTAAGTTTAAGAATAAAGACATAGTTGAAAATATGTTTTCGATCCCTTAACAACATGAAAAGCCGATAATACCACAGCTCACGGCGTAACAAAGAGCATTGGTCGTTGGTTATTTTTATAAAGCCATTCATATTTTGTTTCAATCGGAAACCAATATCATATTGGTCAAAACTTAGAGCATTGTCATGACAACTACTCATATACATATAAGCATTGTTGTAAACAGCGTCCGTTGCTTCCGTTtcgacgcccgttgcggcgttttggtgactaaaccgtttcgaccccgtcccgttttcttataagtcggtcaacggtcaaaagtcaggtcaaatgcagaaaaaattgggtcaacgccgatCAAAAGttagaaattctgttaaaatcagtcataagtcggtcaaatcaatcaaaattaacttagtttagtattccattttgtattatattaacgctattagcaattataggtacaaacttgtcaacgaatgTTTTTTAGCTCtataatatgtgtaaatatatatttatatatataaaagtcaacattagtcaacatccgtttcaacCCCGTCTCGgtcccgttttttccgttgcgacgttttgaggtcgctaccgtttcggccccgtctcgcgtctttttcaaccttgcatATAAGTACACTCTACAAGATTAAACAATTTTGATGAAAAAGGGTTATTTCGTCACTAACAACACAAAACTAGTCACTAGATCAAGTTAGAGATCAAAATGGGTATGTCACTTCTCGTCATTATAGATTCGTTAGGTTGTCGGTGCTAGTAACATTTAGCTTTAACATGTGATGCTTTGTcacttgttgttgttgtgttgcttTTAGCAATCTCTTTGTTCTTGAATAGAAAGAAAAATAACTCTCTCTGTCACTAGGTGGAGAATTCCTTCTCTACACACGAGGAAAGAAACGACTTCACTACAGGAAAAACGATCTTCCCAGACGACACTTGGGGACGATTTTTCGTCCTAGAAAGTATTCCCGGACGACACCTCATCCGGAATTAGTCGTCCCGAAAGGTTCGTCCCGGAATGTTTTTCCGGACGGCTTTTTTTTTTCCCGGACGGAAGATGGGGCCCACATTGACTTTCAACGGGTGGCTTCGTGGACGTTCTTTCCGGACGACGGTTGGGGACGACATATCGTCCGGaaagaaataatattaaaataatactaattatttattattatttatttatcaataacagaaaaaggaaaaaaaaaaacccGGACGAATTTTCCTGGACGACTAGTCGTCCGGAAAGCCACCTGCTGTTTCGGGACCAAATCGTTTCTGCTGTTTCCAGTCGTATGCGATACGGCACATTTCAAATATCCAAACCTGCTACAAAAATAAGATTATACTTTCACAAAATACCACAATAACATTCCAAAAAATATCCAAACACGACAATAATTATCCATACATTTTAAAATGCGGAAAAACTACAATATCGTTTACAAATCAACTAAACTTAACATAATTGTCTTGAAACACACCAAACAAATTACAAATCGGAAAATGGTTCGTCATacaaatcatcatcattgttacgGCTCGGGCGCGGAGTATTGGAATTGGAAGTACCGGTAGGATACCCAAAATTTGGTTGAATATCGGGAGGGACTTGAAGATTATTAAAATGAAAGATTTGTTCAATTTGACTTGCCGTGTAGTATGGTTCCATTGGTGGTTGGTGGCTCCGAACGGTAGAAGATGAAGATGCGGAATTACTTGCCGACTTTGGTAACTTTGGGCCCACTGCGCATTGGGGTCCGGTTCGCTCACCCAAAACTTCATCCATGATATCAGTCTCGTCTCTTCCCGGGTTTTCATTTAGCAATCGTTTCATTTCTTTCTACAAGgttaaacaaatattaatattatatatatatatatatatatatatatatatatatatatatatatatatatatatatacacgaatatacttatatatacacatttcgggactttatatatatatatatatatatatatatatatatatatatatatatatatatatataccatttgacttatttttatatttatatgtagtaCACCAAAATCTATGAAAATTTATTACTTACGTAATCCTGTTTTGGTTTGAAAGCGTTAGTCAAAATGGTTCCGTCCTTGGGCTTGTGCAAGAGATTATAATTTTTGATAGGACCGAAAGGTTGCGGACTGTGCTTTACCTTATTATCGTTCTACAAACACAAAAAAATAACTTAaatgtatataaattaaataacatattttctaacattttatcatttatgtaaATCATTAAAAACAAGGAGGTTTAAGTAATTTACCAAATGTTTAATTATCGATTTGCTTCCATGCAAACTGTGGTATTGGACACAAGACCGGTTTTGTGCATTTTGCGCACAACGCTTTTGGTAATCTTCGTTTAGCATCAAGTCAACAAAAGGATTCCAGAGTTCGGCATCAACGTCCGGTGGTGGGTGGGAACGAATAAAATTCATATCATTAGGAAAAGATCTTACAAGGTCTTTGTAATAACCTTGTTGTTCTCTTTTTGCGTTTTTCCATCTATTCCCCGCTATCTTGTTAATAGCAGCTCGGACTTGTTGTTCTCTCTCCGATTGTAGCCAAGTGTCAATTTTAAAGAAATTCTACGaaaaataataatagatatattagaagattgtatataagaaacgcatatatatatatatatatatatatatatatatatatatatatatatatatatatatatatatacacacgtatatatatatacacacgtatatatatacacatatatatacacgtatatatatacacgtatatatacatgtgtatatatatatacgtgtatatatatacgtgtatatatatatgtgtatattcttgtatatatatacgtgtatatatatttatatatatacgtgtatatatatatatatatacgtatatatatacgtgtatatatgtatatacgtgtatatatgtatatatatatacgtgtatatatgtatgtatatgtatatgtataagtactaATTAGTTAAACTTACGCGAATATTAATCCAAACTAATTCTTTTGAAGAACTTGGCACATCCGCCCAACACGCGTAATGTTTCGGGTACTTTGGGGACCTAACAACACTAGCAATCAAATTAACAAACATTGAACTATTAGGGCCTATCGGCCCAACAGTTCTCCACGTAAAATCAAAGTCGATGTCGAGCGTAGTCCGTGAGAATCTCTCAATTTTCGTAAATTTATGTTTTTAGTTTTTCCACGTTTACCCCTTGCATTGGGTTGGGGATCGTCATCATGGCCACCGGCCCCAGCACCGAGCATTAAGAAAATGAGAGCAAATAAATTCATCTGCATAAATACAAATAAAGTGAATAGaacaatgatatatacatatacatttatacatatatatatatatatatatatatataaatatatatatatatatgtatatatatatatatatatatatatatatacacatatatataatgtatgcatatataatatatatatatatatacattataatattatatatgtatatatatatgtgtgtgtgtgtgtgtgtgtgtttgtgtgtgtttgtgtgtgtatacatatacatatatttcatgcgaaaaatttaaaaagacattcatagaaataacattcataaaaatattaaacatttgattacaacaacaagcgttttttgataaatgacaagaattacacatcaataatcatcatcatcgctaGAGTAAGCTTCATTTAGAGGAATTTGGGGATTTAGCTCATCGTCAGccactacatcatcatcatcatcatcatcatcatcatcatcacaaatgtcatcatcatcatcatcaacttcatcCTCATCATTAACTTCATGTGTTGGTGGATTAACTTCATGTGTTGGTGGATCAAACTGAATTGGTATTGATTCTCCGGGTACACTCATACTTGTATAAGTCATATTATCTAAATCAGCATCAAGGCTAAGATCGGATGAATTGGTTTCGTGTACAACATCACGTATGGTGTCGTCGATAATGTCCCTATCCCAGAGTTTTCGATGATGTACCTCATGAACGACCTTCCAGCTGCTAGAGGTTTGTGAAGGATCGTCGATGTAAAAGACTTGTTGAGCTTGTGTTGCAAAAATGTGTTGATCATCTTCGTACCACTCATCTTTCGTGTCAATACTAGTTATGTTATTCACTTTAACTGTACGTTTACGATTTCGGGTGTTCTCAGTATTGAACCACCGGCATCTGAATAACACAACACTAAATGCACCACCATAATGCAACTCAACAATATCTTCCAACCGACCATAATACTTAGAGACACGAGCACCGGCATCTGCGAGTGTTGCAATTCCATTATTTTGTGTTGTGCGTCGATCATCGCGATTGCTAACCACAAACCTGACACCATTCACATTGCAGGCACTGTAATGGTTTGAGGTACCCACCGGTCCTTCAGATAGACAGATCAATTCATCGCTATACTTCGATCCGTCAACTGACCGTAGTTCACGTATCTATTAAAAAATAGTTATCaaatgtaaattaaatatatatatatatatatatatatatatatatatatatatatatatatatatatatatatatatatatatatatatatatatatatatatatatatatatatatatatatatatatatatatatatatatatatatatatatagatacacacACACAATGAGTTTACCTGGTTGGTGAACCAATTAGGAAAATTTGTTTTCATGTCCATATTGGGGTTCTCTGCTTTAAACCGACTGTAAATGTTCAAAGAGAATTGTTAGTATGATCAACGTTTACACAGTTAAGTCATTATAAATTCATATTTTAGTATAATGACTTACATTTTGTATTCTTCGATGTCAGAACAATTGTCGAGTATATACCAGTGAAGTTTATCCTGAACATCCCGGGCCAGAGATTTGAACACACCTTTACTGATAAATTTACATAACGAGTTGAACACACGAAACTCACATGACCTAATTGGCCCGTCCGAATATCTGTCAGGACGATTAAATCTCGTCTGTATACCTTCAAGAGACATTGAACATCAGTTAATGCTTCATCGGCAACGTACCCCTCAGCTATACAACCTTCAGGCTTAGCTTTATTTCTAACATAATTTTTTAGTTTTTTCATGTATCTCTCAATTGGATACATCCACTTCTGTAAACAGGCCCTCCATATATAGCCTCTTCCAGTAAATGCATGACCAAATGAATCATTATGTCAAAAAAAGCGGGAGGGTAAATTAACTCGAGAGTACATAACAGTTTAATCAATTGTTTTTTAGCTTTCAACATGCTGCCACCATTAACTCTCGAGCACAAATTTGCTTAAAGAATGCGCATAGCTGCATTATTGGTGTAGAAATGGTTTTGTCCAAAAACGCGTTAACTCCAACCAGTAATAATCGTTGCATCATAATATGGCAATCGTGAGATTTCATGTTCGTAATGTTGGTATTATCCTTGTTCACTTTGTGCCTGAAGTTTAATCCAAACCCATCTGGAAGTTTTACTTCTTTAATGAATTTACAAAAACTTACCCTGTCTTCGGGTTTTAAAGAGTATTTGGGAAGAGGTTTGAAGAATTAGCCATCTTTTTTACCATTGGTTTTAGGTTTGAGCCACAAATCTTTTCGAATACCCAATTTTTTCAAGTCAACTCGTGCATTGTGAGTGTCTTTGGACTTGTCATTCATTAATAAGGTACCCAAAATAGCCTCCAACACATTCTTTTCAATATGCATGACATCTAAGTTGTGTTGCAGTGGAAGATATTTCCAATACTCACGTTCCCGAAAAATAGAAATTTTAGTCCAGTTGTGACGACAATTAGGGGGACGTTTTCTTTTTTCACCAACATTTGTATGATTTTTACCGGGATTACCAACTGGTAACAAATCTGTAAGTTGGTTTTCGATATCAGCTACTTTGAACTTTCTAGGTTTAGAGGTATGATTAACCTTACCATTGAATTCTAAGCTTTCTCTGTATGGGTGATTCGATTCAAGGTTCGGTCTGTGACTGACAAAAACAATTTTGTTTTTCACACGCATAGCAGGAGTGTCCTCGTTACATGTAGGGCATGCTTTATAGCCTTGGCCACTCCAACCGGACAAACTACTACGGGCAGGATAATCGTTTATGGTCCAAATAAGCATTGCTTTCATTTGAAAATACGTGTTTGTAACTGAGTCATGTGTAACAACCCCTTCGGACCATAAAATCTTCAGTTCATCAACTAAAGGCCTCAAGTAAACATCAATATCTTTTCCAGGTGATTTAGGACCAGGAATTAACAGAGTCAACATGAGAGAACTTTCTTTCATACATATCCACGGCGGCGTATTGTACGTTGTCAATATGACTGGCCACATGCTGTAAGGATTATTCATGTTGCCGAATGTATTGAAACCATCAGCAGCCAAACCTAGTCGAACATTTCTGGGTTCACGTGCAAAATCCGGATATCTTTTGTCAATTTCTTTCCAAGCTCGACCATCTACCTGATGACGCATCTTACCCTCTTCATTGCACCGCCCAGTAGCATGCCAAGTCATATCCTTTGAAGTGTATCTTGAACTGTACAAACATTTTAGTCTTGGAGTTATTGGAAAATAACGCAAAACTTTATTAGGAACTTTTTTCCCCGTTGTGCGTTCATCTTTCCATCTACTCTCTTTACATATTGGACAGTTTTCCAAATCCTGGTATTCTTTATAAAACAAACAACAATCATTCTTACAAGCATGTATCGCTTGATACCCTAAACCGATCTTTCTCATCCACTTCTTAGTTTCGTAAAATGATTTCGGAATCGTGTTATTTGGGGGATGTGATTGTATGAGTAATTCTAACAATTGGTCGAATGAAGTATTCGTCCATTTGTTCAAGACCTTAATGTGTGTTAACTTGGCCAAAAACTCTAATGAGGACAACTTGCTACCGGGATATAGCTCGGTTTGGGTGGAGTCAATTAAATCCTCAAGAGCAGTTGCGGCCGTGTCATTCATAGTCTCATCGTCATTCGGACCTTCCTCCTCAAAATTAGGAACTTCCTCCAACTGAATATCGTGCAAGAAATTTCTTAGAGGGTCCGTTGTGTTGTGTACTTCGGGTGGTTGTGGTAGTTCACCGTGATGCCGCCATATGGTATAAGAGGGTTCAAACCCATATCTAGTTATATGGGCTTTTATATGTTTAGGTTTAAGAAAAACCGTATTACCATACTGTTTACATGGGCAACTACACTTACCGTGCGAATCCAAATTGTTATTACACCTCTCAATAAATGCATGAATACCTTTAATAAAGTCAGGATTAAATGTATGTCGTATAGTAGTCCACCACTTATCAATCGTCATAGATATTCCTTAATTAAATCAAGTTTAAAAGAACAAAAAACTTTAAAGTTAAAAACACTTAATATATGTATAATCAAAGTTGGGTGGTCCAACTATGGAAGGCAACCTAACCCACTCTCTGAATGTTTTGTCTCAACTATGGATGCGCACACTAATTTAATAGTTAGCAAAAATTCGGCAGCATTTCCCCTAAACTCCCCAAATATGTCGTATTAAACGCATATTTGTAGGAGTAAAGGGAAAATGTGTACCATAATTTTTGTAACTAGTAAATAAGTTATACGCATTCACATCCTAAAAGAGACAAAACACACCGAAAGCAGTCCCAAAAAGGGGACCTTCCAAAGTTAATTTCTAATAAATTAACCTTGGATGGGTACAACTATTCCGAAATTAACCACTAAACCTAACAATGTTCATAAAAAAATAACATTTACACTTATACTTATACTTGTACAAACTAAACATACAACTTTCATAAACATAAACAATAAACCCATCaactttcatcatcaaacccatcaatttacataaacataaacaataacattTACAATAACATAagcataaatataaacataaacataaacataaacaataacattTACACTTATACTTATACTTGTACAAACTAAACATACaactttcatcatcaaacccaTCAATTTACTAACTAAATAAATACTTAATTTTCAACATAACTTAATTTTcagtttatattaattaaaaaaatattaattttcaaccTAAAAAACAAACATAATCAACATAATTAagcaaaattcggatttaattaaTAGTAATTACTCAAAGCATGTTTTTCTTGAGCATAAACATAATCACACTCAACAATCTTCAAAACATAAACACAAATTTCGGATTTAATAGCAATAACTCAAATGGGTTCATACAATTTCGGATTTAACTAaaataagcaaaaaaaaaattgGATTTAACAAAAATAATGAAGAACATACCTTTGTTAGTGTTATTAGAGTTGGATTTGGTTGGAATTGCTTCGAAACACCTCAAAATCGCCGGAGTTCTTGAAGAGTTTGGGAGTGATTTTTTTTTGTTAAATGGCGACAGAAGCTCGGTGTACAGCTTTTTTGGCCAAACTTTTCCGGACGACTCTTTCTGGACGACTTGTCTTCTGGAAAGCTGGCCTGGAGGGAAACTAAAAGTGCAGCGCCATTTTTTTGGTGaaatttttaaataattaattaatttcaatcaaaattattaattacttaagtatttattatttatttggtgaaattatttattaataaaatctatataattaaataagtatttaatcaaaaataacttctaaattatttttatttaattaaaaattaattttattcacttaaataattttttatttacttataaattatataaattagatcctaattaaaacctaattatcatcatcgtcatcgtcatcatcgtcatcatcatcatcgtcgtcatcatcgtcatcgtcatcatcgtcatcgtcatcgtcatcatcatcatcgtcatcatcatcgtttaGGGTTGTgggtctagggtttagggtttagggcttagagtttagggttaagggtttagggtttaaggttaagggtttagggtttagggttaagggtttagggtttagggttaagggtttagggtttagggtttagggtttagggttaagggtttagggtttagggttaagggtttagggtttagggtttagggttgagggtttagggtttagggtttagggtttaaggttttagggtctagggtttagggtttagggttaagggttaagggtttagggtttagggtttagggttaagggtttagggtttagggttaagggtttagggtttagggtttagcgttaagggtttagggtttagggttaagggattagggtttagggttaagggtttagggtttaggtttaagggttaagggtttagggtttaggtttaagggttaagggtttagggtttaaggtttagggtttagggtttagggtttaaatttccaTCCGCGTCACATGTGACGTCTAATCTTTGGCGGGAAACATTTGGTGGGAAATTTTTGGCGGGAAAACAGATGATGGCTTTTTGTGCGGGAAAATTCTTCTATATAACTACCCCACTAATCACAACACTAGATGACTGCAACAATATGGCTGATAATTAC comes from Rutidosis leptorrhynchoides isolate AG116_Rl617_1_P2 chromosome 4, CSIRO_AGI_Rlap_v1, whole genome shotgun sequence and encodes:
- the LOC139840799 gene encoding uncharacterized protein, translated to MTIDKWWTTIRHTFNPDFIKGIHAFIERCNNNLDSHGKCSCPCKQYGNTVFLKPKHIKAHITRYGFEPSYTIWRHHGELPQPPEVHNTTDPLRNFLHDIQLEEVPNFEEEGPNDDETMNDTAATALEDLIDSTQTELYPGSKLSSLEFLAKLTHIKVLNKWTNTSFDQLLELLIQSHPPNNTIPKSFYETKKWMRKIGLGYQAIHACKNDCCLFYKEYQDLENCPICKESRWKDERTTGKKVPNKVLRYFPITPRLKCLYSSRYTSKDMTWHATGRCNEEGKMRHQVDGRAWKEIDKRYPDFAREPRNVRLGLAADGFNTFGNMNNPYSMWPVILTTYNTPPWICMKESSLMLTLLIPGPKSPGKDIDVYLRPLVDELKILWSEGVVTHDSVTNTYFQMKAMLIWTINDYPARSSLSGWSGQGYKACPTCNEDTPAMRVKNKIVFVSHRPNLESNHPYRESLEFNGKVNHTSKPRKFKVADIENQLTDLLPVGNPGKNHTNVGEKRKRPPNCRHNWTKISIFREREYWKYLPLQHNLDVMHIEKNVLEAILGTLLMNDKSKDTHNARVDLKKLGIRKDLWLKPKTNGKKDG